A genome region from Physeter macrocephalus isolate SW-GA chromosome 4, ASM283717v5, whole genome shotgun sequence includes the following:
- the PALMD gene encoding palmdelphin, with product MEEAELVKERLQAITDKRKIQEEISQKRLKIEEEKLKHQHLKKKALREKWLLDGISSGKEQEEMKKQNQQDQHQIQVLEKSILRLEKEIQDLEKAELQISTNEEAILKKLKSVERTTEDIIRSVKVEKEETSGESIEDIYANIPDLPKSYIPSRLRKERNEGIEDDEQNRKALYAMEIKVEKDLKTGESTVLSSIPLPSDNFKGTGIKVYDDGQKSVYAVSSNHSAAYNGTDGLAPVEVEELLRQASERNSKSPTEYHEPVYANPFCRPTTPQREKVTPGPNFQERIKIKANGLGNDVNRSTRNMDNGLSEESGNSFNHISPVRPIPQPRSMTQQAEETPHTQQQRLMTPWEESNVMQDRYATSPKAGLSPSEALVGKSERQGSSPTCQEDEEDIRYNIVHSLPSDMDEKEPVTMIFMGYQQAEDNEEEKELLMGYDGVIHAELVVIDEEEEEGEGEAEKLSYHPIAPYSQVFQPAKPTPLPRKRSEVNPHENTNHKSPHKNSISLKEQEESLGSPVHRSPLDVQIAGDGTEDPSLTALRMRMAKLGKKVI from the exons AAAAAGGCCTTGAGGGAGAAATGGCTTCTAGATGGAATCAGCAGTGGAAAAGAACaggaagagatgaagaaacaaaatcaacaagACCAGCACCAGATCCAGGTTCTAGAAAAAAGTATCCTCAG ACTTGAGAAAGAGATCCAAGATCTTGAAAAAGCCGAACTGCAAATCTCAACCAATGAAGAGgcaattttaaagaaactaaaatcaGTTGAGAGGACAACAGAAGACATAATACGG tcTGTGaaggtggaaaaggaagaaacatcaGGAG AGTCAATTGAAGACATCTATGCTAATATCCCTGACCTTCCAAAATCCTACATACCTTCCAgattaaggaaggaaagaaatgaaggaatagaagatgatgaacaaaatagaaaag CTTTGTATGCCATGGAAATCAAAGTTGAAAAAGACTTGAAGACCGGAGAAAGTACAGTCCTGTCTTCAATACCTCTCCCATCAGATAACTTTAAAGGTACAGGGATAAAAGTTTATGACGACGGGCAAAAGTCAGTATATGCAGTAAGCTCTAATCACAGTGCAGCATACAATGGCACCGATGGCCTGGCACCAGTTGAAGTAGAGGAACTTTTAAGACAAGCTTCAGAGAGAAATTCTAAATCCCCAACAGAGTATCATGAGCCTGTATATGCCAATCCATTTTGCAGACCTACAACTCCACAGAGAGAGAAGGTAACTCCTGGACCAAACTTTCAAGAAAGGATAAAGATTAAAGCTAATGGACTGGGTAATGATGTGAATAGATCCACACGCAACATGGACAATGGACTTTCAGAGGAGAGCGGCAACAGCTTCAATCACATCAGTCCCGTTCGGCCAATACCTCAACCCCGATCAATGACTCAACAAGCAGAAGAGACACCCCACACCCAGCAACAGAGGCTGATGACTCCTTGGGAAGAATCAAATGTAATGCAGGACAGGTATGCTACCTCTCCAAAGGCGGGACTGAGTCCCAGCGAAGCACTAGTTGGGAAGTCAGAACGCCAGGGTTCTTCACCTACTTGCCAAGAGGATGAGGAAGACATTAGATATAATATTGTTCATTCCCTGCCTTCTGACATGGATGAGAAAGAACCCGTGACGATGATTTTCATGGGTTATCAGCAGGCAGAAGAcaatgaggaagaaaaggagcttCTGATGGGATATGACGGGGTCATCCATGCTGAGCTGGTTGTGattgatgaggaggaggaggagggtgaaggAGAAGCTGAGAAACTATCCTACCATCCCATAGCCCCCTACAGTCAGGTTTTCCAGCCTGCCAAACCAACACCACTTCCAAGAAAGAGATCAGAAGTTAATCCCCATGAAAACACAAACCATAAATCTCCCCACAAAAATTCCATATCCCTGAAAGAGCAAGAAGAAAGCCTAGGCAGCCCTGTCCACCGTTCTCCACTTGACGTTCAGATAGCAGGAGATGGGACTGAGGATCCCTCCTTAACAG cCTTAAGGATGAGAATGgcaaagctggggaaaaaagttATCTGA